A single genomic interval of Alcaligenes sp. SDU_A2 harbors:
- a CDS encoding sigma-54 dependent transcriptional regulator, producing MSSGFLGNEPIVYVWEGASDLAARAERALDSSSVAVLRVDPSLQLDTQTYPTQQAVALVSVSVMAQGRFEQHDWLVRHAIPVIWVASQERSYDPRFYPSAYSYTLPLTFSGAQLRALVAKLAGLAAQAERSEQVGAHPLVAVSPPMRALLAEADMYADSGASVLIHGETGVGKERIARLLHERSRRSQGPFVPVNCGAVPEGLFEAHFFGHAKGAFTGAIGAHKGYFEQADQGTLFLDEIGDLPLHQQVKLLRVLEQRTVTRLGATQDISVDFRMVAATNKNLLDLVRTGQFRADLYYRLAVVELVIPNLEQRGPQEKIAIFCALLEQELQCDIEDIPQWVLDTVGSMRFNGNVRELANLVERVAVMSKQFGAWESVHLRQVLERFNAPLESQAMPGGDVAPLRQYQVPIPALSEAEQHERDRIVAALDSQSWRRQDTAAVLGISRKVLWEKMRKFNIKAQDATSDV from the coding sequence ATGAGCAGCGGTTTCCTGGGTAATGAACCAATTGTGTATGTTTGGGAGGGGGCGTCCGATCTGGCGGCGCGTGCCGAGCGTGCCCTGGACAGTTCCTCGGTGGCTGTACTGCGTGTGGACCCGTCGCTGCAATTGGACACCCAGACCTATCCTACCCAGCAGGCGGTGGCACTGGTGTCGGTCAGCGTCATGGCGCAAGGCCGGTTCGAGCAGCACGATTGGCTGGTCAGGCATGCCATACCGGTCATCTGGGTGGCCTCACAAGAACGCAGCTACGATCCACGCTTTTATCCGTCCGCTTATTCGTATACCTTGCCGCTGACATTTAGCGGGGCGCAGTTACGTGCTTTAGTGGCCAAGCTGGCCGGTCTGGCGGCTCAGGCCGAGCGCTCCGAGCAAGTAGGGGCACATCCGCTGGTGGCCGTATCGCCGCCGATGCGGGCCTTGCTGGCCGAGGCGGATATGTACGCCGACAGTGGGGCCAGCGTATTGATTCACGGTGAAACCGGCGTGGGCAAGGAGCGTATCGCCCGCTTGTTGCATGAACGCTCCAGGCGGTCCCAAGGGCCTTTTGTGCCTGTCAATTGCGGCGCTGTCCCCGAGGGGCTGTTTGAAGCTCACTTTTTTGGTCATGCCAAAGGAGCGTTCACGGGAGCCATCGGCGCGCATAAAGGGTATTTCGAGCAGGCCGACCAAGGCACCTTGTTTTTGGATGAAATCGGCGATCTTCCTTTGCATCAGCAGGTCAAGTTGCTGCGTGTGCTGGAGCAGCGCACGGTTACCCGGCTGGGGGCCACACAAGATATTTCCGTGGACTTTCGCATGGTGGCGGCGACCAACAAAAATTTGTTGGACTTGGTGCGTACCGGGCAGTTTCGCGCCGATCTGTACTACCGGTTGGCCGTGGTCGAATTAGTCATACCGAATCTGGAGCAGCGTGGGCCGCAGGAAAAAATTGCTATTTTTTGCGCCTTGCTCGAACAGGAACTGCAGTGCGACATCGAGGACATACCGCAGTGGGTACTCGATACGGTCGGCAGCATGCGCTTTAATGGCAATGTGCGCGAACTGGCCAATCTGGTCGAGCGTGTCGCCGTCATGAGCAAGCAGTTCGGGGCATGGGAATCAGTACACCTGCGTCAGGTGCTCGAGCGTTTCAATGCTCCGCTAGAGTCGCAGGCTATGCCGGGAGGCGATGTCGCGCCGCTGCGCCAGTACCAGGTACCGATACCGGCTTTGAGCGAAGCTGAGCAGCACGAACGGGATCGTATCGTGGCGGCCTTGGATTCGCAGAGCTGGCGTCGGCAGGACACCGCGGCTGTTTTGGGAATATCTCGTAAGGTTTTGTGGGAAAAAATGCGTAAATTCAACATAAAGGCACAAGATGCCACAAGTGACGTTTAG